A single window of Algiphilus sp. DNA harbors:
- the ccsA gene encoding cytochrome c biogenesis protein CcsA: MLAAIGEIALAAAVCVCVLQVLFAVRAARGPAGSLDHGLLRGMVSAQLALILVTYVALSLLFARDAYAVQFVAENSHADLPLIYKLTAVWGGHEGSLLLWMTMLAGWTWVVAHRSARLPAHTAATVLGVLGFVSLGFLTFTLWTSNPFDLQFPAPRDGQDLNPLLQDPGMVIHPPLLYMGYVGFAVAFAFAVTALIEGRLDSEWARWTRPWTTAAWSFLTAGIALGSWWAYHELGWGGWWFW, from the coding sequence ATGCTGGCCGCGATCGGGGAAATCGCGCTCGCGGCCGCGGTCTGCGTATGCGTTCTGCAGGTGCTGTTCGCGGTGCGGGCGGCGCGCGGCCCGGCCGGCTCGCTCGATCACGGGCTGCTGCGCGGCATGGTGAGCGCGCAGCTGGCGCTGATCCTGGTGACCTATGTCGCGCTCTCGCTGCTGTTCGCGCGCGACGCCTACGCGGTGCAGTTCGTCGCCGAGAACAGTCACGCCGATCTGCCGCTGATCTACAAGCTCACCGCCGTGTGGGGCGGGCACGAAGGCAGCCTGCTGCTGTGGATGACCATGCTCGCGGGCTGGACCTGGGTGGTGGCGCACCGCAGCGCGCGACTGCCCGCGCACACCGCGGCCACCGTGCTCGGCGTGCTGGGTTTCGTCTCGCTGGGCTTCCTCACCTTCACGCTGTGGACCTCGAACCCCTTCGACCTGCAGTTTCCGGCGCCGCGCGACGGTCAGGATCTGAACCCGCTGCTGCAGGATCCCGGCATGGTCATCCATCCGCCGCTGCTCTACATGGGTTACGTGGGCTTCGCAGTGGCATTCGCCTTCGCGGTCACCGCGCTCATCGAGGGCCGGCTGGACAGCGAATGGGCGCGCTGGACGCGGCCGTGGACCACTGCCGCGTGGAGCTTCCTGACCGCCGGCATCGCGCTGGGCTCGTGGTGGGCGTATCACGAGCTCGGCTGGGGTGGCTGGTGGTTCTGGG
- the ccmE gene encoding cytochrome c maturation protein CcmE: MTARRQRMAWIAILVLGVALAAVLGSAAFRENLMYFHTPSDIAAGAIPQGASFRLGGLVTENSVERDPDSLRVAFRLADCENEVPVVYEGILPDLFREGQGIVTTGSIDGEGRFVAEQVLAKHDENYMPPDLAEALDDGTGHSCEPFKAVRAASAS, from the coding sequence ATGACGGCGCGTAGACAGCGCATGGCGTGGATCGCGATCCTGGTGCTGGGCGTGGCGCTCGCCGCCGTGCTCGGTTCCGCGGCGTTCCGCGAGAACCTGATGTACTTCCATACGCCGAGCGATATCGCGGCCGGGGCCATCCCGCAGGGCGCGAGCTTCCGTCTCGGCGGGCTGGTGACCGAGAACAGCGTCGAGCGCGACCCCGATTCGCTGCGCGTGGCGTTCCGGCTCGCCGATTGCGAGAACGAGGTGCCGGTGGTCTACGAGGGCATCCTGCCCGACCTGTTCCGCGAGGGGCAGGGCATCGTCACCACCGGCAGCATCGACGGCGAAGGCCGGTTCGTGGCGGAGCAGGTGCTCGCCAAGCACGACGAGAACTACATGCCGCCGGACCTGGCCGAGGCGCTCGACGACGGTACCGGCCACAGCTGCGAGCCGTTCAAGGCGGTTCGCGCGGCGTCCGCTTCCTGA
- the ccmD gene encoding heme exporter protein CcmD, giving the protein MSEWLAMGGYGLYVWSSFAATLGVVVWNAFAARQQRLRARNEVEEIWDEDDGA; this is encoded by the coding sequence GTGTCTGAATGGCTGGCCATGGGTGGCTATGGTCTCTACGTGTGGTCGAGCTTCGCGGCCACGCTGGGGGTCGTGGTGTGGAACGCGTTCGCGGCACGACAGCAGCGACTGCGCGCCCGCAACGAGGTGGAGGAGATCTGGGATGAAGATGACGGCGCGTAG
- a CDS encoding heme ABC transporter permease, producing MSWSWFHKLGSPPHFDDRARRWAPWLEIGALLLLAYGLIGGLVLAPPDYQQGEVYRIIYVHVPAAWLSLFLYSGMAVSAIVVLVWRMKLAECALVALAPVGASFTALALVTGMIWGKPTWGAYWVWDARLTSELVLLFLYLGVIALQGAMLDARKGARAAALLAVAGWVNVPIVHYSVEWWNSLHQTASIARIGKPSLDASMLWPLLAMALGLTLFSAANVLRRMRAENLRRNARQRWARERVEAARV from the coding sequence ATGAGCTGGAGCTGGTTCCACAAACTGGGGTCGCCGCCGCACTTCGACGACCGCGCGCGCCGCTGGGCGCCGTGGCTCGAGATCGGCGCCTTGCTGCTGCTCGCCTACGGGCTGATCGGCGGGCTCGTGCTCGCCCCGCCGGATTACCAGCAGGGCGAGGTCTACCGCATCATCTACGTGCATGTGCCCGCCGCCTGGCTGTCGCTGTTCCTGTACTCCGGAATGGCCGTGTCCGCCATCGTGGTGCTGGTCTGGCGCATGAAGCTCGCCGAGTGCGCGCTGGTCGCGCTGGCGCCGGTGGGCGCGAGCTTTACCGCGCTGGCGCTCGTTACCGGCATGATCTGGGGCAAGCCGACCTGGGGCGCCTACTGGGTGTGGGACGCCCGCCTGACCTCGGAGCTGGTGCTGCTCTTCCTCTATCTCGGGGTCATCGCCCTGCAGGGCGCCATGCTCGACGCGCGCAAGGGCGCCCGTGCAGCCGCGCTGCTGGCGGTGGCCGGCTGGGTGAACGTGCCCATCGTCCACTATTCGGTGGAGTGGTGGAACAGCCTGCACCAGACCGCGAGCATCGCGCGCATCGGCAAGCCGTCGCTGGATGCCAGCATGCTCTGGCCGCTGCTGGCGATGGCTCTGGGACTGACACTGTTCAGCGCCGCCAACGTGCTGCGACGGATGCGGGCGGAGAACCTGCGCCGGAACGCACGGCAGCGCTGGGCGCGCGAACGTGTGGAGGCGGCGCGTGTCTGA
- the ccmB gene encoding heme exporter protein CcmB, translating to MSAAAGAILQREWLLMRQRGAAWMQPLVFFAVVVTAFVLGAEPGAQWLDAAAPSVVWVALLLALIVGNERSFRDDVRSGFLQQMVRSDAPLALLMLAKLVAQWLFVALPLVVVAPIGMLGLGMGGDQALLLFVTLLLGSPAVSTITGLGAALTASLPRAGLLLPLCVLPLCLPVIIFGSGAVRAFEAGLGVAGPLYFLSSVSLLCLCALPFASASAAKLQAT from the coding sequence ATGAGCGCGGCCGCGGGCGCCATCCTCCAGCGCGAATGGCTGCTGATGCGGCAGCGCGGCGCCGCCTGGATGCAGCCGCTGGTGTTCTTCGCCGTGGTGGTCACGGCCTTCGTGCTGGGCGCTGAGCCCGGCGCGCAGTGGCTCGATGCGGCGGCGCCGTCGGTGGTCTGGGTGGCGCTCCTTCTGGCGCTCATCGTCGGCAACGAGCGCAGCTTCCGCGACGATGTCCGCAGCGGCTTCCTGCAGCAGATGGTGCGCAGCGATGCACCGCTGGCGCTGTTGATGCTGGCGAAGCTGGTGGCGCAGTGGCTGTTCGTCGCGCTGCCGCTGGTGGTGGTGGCGCCGATCGGCATGCTCGGACTCGGCATGGGCGGCGATCAGGCGCTGCTGCTGTTCGTGACGCTGCTTCTGGGATCGCCGGCGGTGTCGACGATCACCGGCCTGGGCGCTGCGCTGACCGCGAGCCTGCCACGCGCCGGTCTGCTGCTGCCATTGTGCGTACTGCCGTTGTGCCTTCCGGTCATCATCTTCGGCAGCGGGGCTGTGCGGGCCTTCGAAGCGGGACTCGGGGTCGCCGGACCCTTATACTTCCTGTCCAGCGTATCGCTGCTCTGCCTCTGCGCATTGCCCTTCGCGAGCGCCTCCGCCGCCAAACTGCAAGCGACATGA
- the ccmA gene encoding heme ABC exporter ATP-binding protein CcmA → MSASGEPPATRVATGRGIRVCRGLRTLLDGVDLHVDAGEVLHLVGPNGCGKTTLLETLAGLFEAEAGELDLPPMHASIWIGHRHGFAPELDARTNLALWCRLQGGDAGRIADAMQHWRVPRARNRALGALSAGQQQRTALATLSLKPTARLWMLDEPIAALDRHAVPLLVAAIAAFCSAGGAVILTTHQPLDGLTVRVQELAR, encoded by the coding sequence ATGAGCGCCTCCGGAGAGCCACCAGCCACGCGCGTCGCGACCGGTCGCGGAATCCGCGTCTGCCGCGGACTGCGCACGCTGCTCGACGGCGTCGATCTGCACGTGGACGCCGGGGAAGTCCTGCATCTTGTGGGGCCGAACGGCTGCGGCAAGACCACGCTCCTCGAAACCCTGGCGGGCCTGTTCGAGGCCGAGGCCGGCGAGCTCGATCTGCCGCCCATGCACGCGAGCATCTGGATCGGCCACCGCCACGGTTTCGCCCCCGAGCTCGATGCGCGCACCAATCTCGCGCTCTGGTGCCGCCTGCAGGGCGGGGATGCCGGCCGTATCGCCGACGCCATGCAGCACTGGCGCGTGCCGCGTGCCCGCAATCGCGCGCTCGGCGCCCTCAGTGCCGGGCAGCAGCAGCGCACCGCGCTGGCGACGCTGTCGCTGAAGCCGACGGCACGCCTGTGGATGCTCGATGAACCCATCGCGGCACTGGACCGTCACGCCGTGCCCTTGCTGGTAGCCGCCATCGCGGCGTTCTGCAGCGCGGGCGGTGCGGTCATCCTGACCACGCATCAACCGCTCGACGGACTCACGGTGCGGGTCCAGGAGCTCGCCCGATGA
- the pgsA gene encoding CDP-diacylglycerol--glycerol-3-phosphate 3-phosphatidyltransferase, which produces MQLTLPLLLTLGRVAAIPVVMVLFFLPLPHARQAAMVVFVAASITDWLDGWLARRWQQESRFGAFLDPVADKLLVAVALILLLYDRPGMLLALLTAVIIGREIAVSALREWMAELGTRARVAVSWLGKLKTGFQMTAIAMMLWSSTTFGIPFYAVGYALLIVAAVLTLQSMVAYLRAAWPDMHEQSDPGS; this is translated from the coding sequence GTGCAACTGACCCTGCCGCTGCTTCTGACCCTCGGTCGCGTGGCCGCCATCCCGGTGGTCATGGTGCTGTTCTTTCTGCCGCTGCCGCACGCCCGTCAGGCCGCCATGGTGGTTTTCGTCGCCGCCAGCATCACCGACTGGCTGGACGGCTGGCTGGCGCGGCGCTGGCAGCAGGAGAGCCGCTTCGGCGCCTTCCTGGACCCGGTCGCGGACAAGCTGTTGGTGGCGGTGGCGCTGATCCTGCTGCTCTATGATCGTCCCGGCATGCTGCTGGCGCTGCTGACGGCGGTGATCATCGGCCGCGAGATCGCGGTTTCGGCGCTGCGCGAGTGGATGGCCGAGCTCGGCACGCGGGCGCGCGTGGCGGTGAGCTGGCTGGGCAAGCTCAAGACCGGCTTCCAGATGACCGCCATCGCGATGATGCTGTGGTCGTCGACGACCTTCGGCATCCCGTTCTACGCCGTGGGATACGCGCTGCTGATCGTGGCGGCGGTGCTGACGCTGCAATCGATGGTGGCCTACCTGCGTGCCGCGTGGCCCGACATGCACGAACAGAGCGATCCCGGCTCTTGA
- the uvrC gene encoding excinuclease ABC subunit UvrC, translated as MSAEGFDSRAYLAQLTTAPGVYRMYDADGALLYVGKARNLRKRVGSYFLRASGNPRIEAMVDQIARVEVTVTHSEDEALLLEAILIKEQHPRYNILYRDDKSYPYVRFSAHTYPRISFFRGRRNRQDRFFGPFPSASSVRETLDTLQRLFQLRPCRDSYFNNRTRPCLQHQIKRCSAPCVARISEADYERDVRRAMQLLNGRSDALMQELQQEMERASAELAFERAARLRDQIAALKRVQQHRGVDAGSKNTDVVALAPHAGVSALVVMSVRDGLNLGHRSFFPKHPADTAPAELMESFLSQHYAEHAPAREILVSHPVSEEAGLAAALSARLGHNVAIRTPQRGFKRRLLEMAANTAAQALSTHLTEAASMDERLVELADRLELPAPPQRIECFDISHTGGEGTVASCVVFDQGGAARTAYRRYNIADITPGDDYAALAQAVRRRFRPGKADETVVPDLLLIDGGKGQVSGVHEVLVEVGLGEMPVFGVAKGVTRKPGLEVLVRPDSDRELRLPPDSPALHLIQQVRDEAHRFAITGHRAKRGKARTQSRLDGIEGLGPTRRRALLQHFGGVAQVKAASVEAIAQVNGISRTLAQRIHDQLR; from the coding sequence ATGAGCGCGGAAGGCTTCGACAGCCGGGCCTACCTCGCGCAGCTCACCACCGCCCCCGGCGTCTACCGCATGTACGACGCCGACGGCGCGCTGCTGTACGTGGGCAAGGCGCGCAATCTGCGCAAACGCGTGGGCAGCTACTTCCTGCGCGCCTCGGGCAATCCGCGCATCGAGGCGATGGTCGACCAGATCGCGCGCGTCGAGGTCACCGTCACGCACAGCGAGGACGAGGCGCTGCTGCTCGAGGCCATCCTCATCAAGGAGCAGCATCCGCGCTACAACATCCTCTACCGCGACGACAAGAGCTACCCCTACGTGCGGTTCAGCGCGCACACCTATCCGCGCATCAGCTTCTTTCGGGGGCGCCGGAACCGGCAGGACCGCTTCTTCGGGCCGTTCCCCTCGGCATCGTCGGTGCGCGAGACCCTCGACACGCTGCAGCGCCTGTTCCAGCTCCGGCCCTGCCGGGACAGCTACTTCAACAACCGCACGCGCCCCTGTCTCCAGCACCAGATCAAACGTTGCTCCGCGCCCTGTGTCGCGCGCATCAGCGAGGCCGATTACGAGCGCGACGTGCGCCGGGCGATGCAGCTGCTGAACGGTCGGTCCGACGCCCTCATGCAGGAGCTGCAGCAGGAAATGGAGCGGGCGTCGGCGGAGCTGGCCTTCGAGCGGGCGGCCCGGCTGCGCGACCAGATCGCGGCGCTGAAGCGCGTGCAGCAGCATCGCGGCGTGGACGCCGGCAGCAAGAACACCGACGTGGTCGCGCTGGCGCCGCACGCCGGGGTCAGCGCCCTGGTCGTGATGTCGGTGCGCGACGGGCTGAATCTCGGCCACCGCAGCTTCTTCCCGAAGCATCCGGCCGACACCGCGCCGGCCGAGCTGATGGAGAGCTTCCTGTCGCAGCACTACGCCGAGCACGCACCGGCGCGCGAGATCCTGGTCAGTCATCCGGTCTCCGAGGAAGCCGGGCTGGCGGCCGCGCTCAGCGCGCGTCTCGGCCACAACGTCGCCATCCGGACGCCGCAGCGCGGCTTCAAGAGGCGGCTGCTCGAGATGGCCGCGAACACGGCCGCGCAGGCGCTGTCGACGCATCTCACCGAGGCCGCGAGCATGGACGAGCGCCTGGTCGAGCTCGCGGACCGGCTCGAGCTGCCGGCGCCGCCGCAGCGCATCGAGTGCTTCGATATCTCGCACACGGGCGGCGAGGGGACCGTGGCCTCCTGCGTGGTCTTCGACCAGGGCGGGGCGGCGCGCACGGCCTATCGGCGCTACAACATCGCCGACATCACGCCGGGCGACGACTACGCCGCGCTGGCGCAGGCGGTGCGCCGGCGCTTCCGGCCCGGAAAGGCCGACGAGACGGTGGTGCCCGACCTGCTGCTCATCGACGGCGGCAAGGGGCAGGTGAGCGGCGTGCACGAGGTGCTCGTCGAGGTCGGACTCGGCGAGATGCCGGTGTTCGGCGTCGCCAAGGGCGTCACGCGCAAGCCCGGCCTCGAGGTCCTGGTCCGGCCGGATAGTGACCGGGAGCTGCGCCTGCCGCCGGATTCGCCGGCGCTGCATCTCATCCAGCAGGTGCGCGACGAGGCGCACCGCTTCGCCATCACCGGGCACCGCGCCAAGCGCGGCAAGGCGCGCACGCAATCGCGCCTGGACGGCATCGAGGGACTGGGGCCGACGCGCCGGCGCGCGCTGCTCCAGCATTTCGGCGGTGTCGCCCAGGTCAAGGCGGCCAGCGTCGAGGCCATTGCCCAGGTCAACGGCATCAGCCGAACGCTCGCGCAGCGCATCCACGACCAGCTTCGCTGA
- a CDS encoding response regulator: MITIILVDDHRLVRAGLRRVVSEQPDMEVLAEAASGEEAIDAVRAQEPDVMLLDVNMPGLGGLEATRRIHQRFPDVKIIGVSMHIDEPYPSRLLAAGAVGYIGKDSAADEVVAAIRRVHAGAHYVASAVAGNLAAHLSRGANALPFDALSQRELQVMYMLTQGLGTQAISDRLCLSPKTVSTYRYRLFEKLGVHNDVELTRLAMRYDMLDDMQGADNAR; encoded by the coding sequence ATGATCACGATCATTCTCGTTGACGATCACCGCCTGGTCCGGGCCGGTCTGCGGCGGGTCGTCTCCGAGCAGCCCGACATGGAGGTGCTCGCCGAGGCGGCATCCGGCGAGGAGGCGATCGACGCCGTGCGCGCCCAGGAGCCCGACGTCATGCTGCTCGACGTCAACATGCCGGGACTGGGCGGTCTGGAGGCGACACGCCGGATCCACCAGCGCTTTCCGGACGTCAAGATCATCGGCGTGTCGATGCACATCGACGAGCCCTATCCGTCGCGCCTGCTCGCCGCCGGCGCCGTGGGCTACATCGGCAAGGATTCCGCGGCCGACGAAGTGGTCGCTGCCATCCGGCGCGTGCACGCCGGCGCTCACTACGTGGCATCGGCCGTGGCCGGCAATCTGGCGGCGCACCTGTCGCGCGGCGCCAATGCCTTGCCGTTCGACGCGCTGTCGCAGCGCGAGCTGCAGGTCATGTACATGCTGACCCAGGGCCTCGGCACGCAGGCGATCTCCGACCGCCTCTGCCTGAGTCCGAAGACGGTGAGCACCTACCGCTACCGGCTGTTCGAGAAGCTGGGCGTGCACAACGATGTCGAGCTGACACGGCTCGCCATGCGCTACGACATGCTCGACGACATGCAGGGGGCCGACAACGCCCGATGA
- a CDS encoding PhoX family phosphatase, protein MGHHPVEDHNPSSNPHIAEVLGHRTTRRGFIAGGASATGAVATLALVGCSDDNGSGGTLGFEAVPKSLEDRVTLPAGYSAAVLYAMGDPIAAGVAAFTNDGTQGDFDKRAGDQHDGMTYFGLSDDGTWDPGRADRGLLCMNHEQLDVERDGGNGLHQGTTRSPDARARAEVDNEMNAHGVSVIEVRSNGGVWEVVQDSPFNRRITGFTPMEITGPVRGSDLVRTGYSPNGTRTRGTLNNCANGYTPWGTYLTCEENWFSYFRRDDDVALRSDADNANLARYGIGPDSTGFSYRSWDTVPGDSVYTRFDITETVAGNAFANETNTFGWIVEINPFDPDSTPNKRTALGRFGHEGAWAAPAIAGEPVVLYMGDDSRGEYIYKFVSAENWDPADATDPGAGDKYLDEGTLYVCRFNEDGTGVWVALEPGSNGLDAGTTPYPFDSLAAVLVGTRLAADVVGATRMDRPEWGAVNPRNREVYMTLTNNNDSIRSLDALDGANPRTYEDENGRTGNVNGHIIRWRENGSRSAATGFQWDIFAFGASATADAGSVNISGLDDDNDFASPDGLWFDDRGLLWIQTDDSSLGDRTNNQMLVCNPGAVGDGDGIAITSTLEGQSQTQGTFVGRPAADNQLRRFLVGPTGCEITGITATPDNRTLFVNVQHPGENGEGNWPNPSRDATQAGQAGVLPRSATIVITRDDGGEIAV, encoded by the coding sequence ATGGGACATCATCCCGTAGAAGACCATAATCCGAGCAGCAATCCGCACATCGCCGAGGTGCTCGGCCATCGCACCACGCGCCGCGGCTTCATCGCCGGAGGTGCGTCCGCCACCGGCGCCGTCGCCACCCTGGCGCTGGTCGGCTGCAGCGATGACAACGGCTCGGGGGGCACGCTGGGTTTCGAAGCGGTGCCGAAGTCCCTCGAGGATCGCGTCACCCTGCCCGCCGGCTACAGCGCCGCCGTGCTTTACGCCATGGGCGATCCCATCGCCGCCGGCGTGGCCGCCTTCACCAACGACGGCACGCAGGGCGACTTCGACAAGCGGGCCGGTGACCAGCATGACGGCATGACCTATTTCGGCCTGTCCGACGACGGCACCTGGGACCCGGGCCGCGCCGACCGCGGCCTGCTGTGCATGAACCACGAGCAGCTCGATGTCGAGCGCGACGGCGGCAACGGCCTGCACCAGGGCACCACGCGCTCGCCGGACGCGCGCGCCAGGGCCGAGGTCGACAACGAGATGAACGCGCACGGGGTCAGCGTGATCGAGGTGCGCAGCAACGGCGGCGTCTGGGAGGTCGTGCAGGACTCGCCCTTCAATCGCCGCATCACCGGCTTCACGCCGATGGAGATCACCGGCCCGGTGCGCGGCAGCGATCTCGTCAGGACCGGCTACTCGCCGAACGGCACGCGCACGCGCGGCACGCTCAACAACTGCGCCAATGGCTACACGCCGTGGGGCACCTACCTCACCTGCGAAGAGAACTGGTTCAGCTACTTCCGGCGCGATGACGACGTGGCGCTGCGCAGCGACGCCGACAACGCCAACCTGGCGCGCTACGGCATCGGCCCGGATTCCACCGGCTTCTCGTACCGCTCCTGGGACACGGTCCCGGGCGACTCGGTGTACACGCGCTTCGATATCACCGAGACGGTCGCCGGCAACGCCTTCGCCAACGAGACCAACACCTTCGGCTGGATCGTCGAGATCAATCCCTTCGATCCCGACTCGACGCCGAACAAGCGTACTGCGCTCGGCCGCTTCGGTCACGAGGGTGCCTGGGCGGCCCCGGCCATCGCGGGCGAGCCCGTGGTCCTGTACATGGGAGACGACTCGCGCGGCGAGTACATCTACAAGTTCGTGTCCGCCGAGAACTGGGACCCGGCCGACGCCACCGATCCCGGTGCCGGCGACAAGTACCTCGACGAGGGCACGCTCTACGTGTGCCGCTTCAACGAGGACGGCACCGGCGTGTGGGTGGCCCTGGAGCCGGGGTCCAATGGCCTCGATGCCGGCACCACGCCCTATCCCTTCGATTCGCTCGCCGCAGTGCTGGTGGGCACGCGCCTGGCCGCCGACGTGGTGGGTGCCACGCGCATGGACCGCCCCGAATGGGGCGCGGTGAATCCGCGCAACCGCGAGGTCTACATGACGCTCACCAACAACAACGACAGCATCCGCTCGCTGGATGCCCTCGATGGCGCCAATCCGCGCACCTACGAGGACGAGAACGGCCGCACCGGCAACGTCAACGGCCACATCATCCGCTGGCGCGAGAACGGCTCGCGCAGCGCGGCCACCGGCTTCCAGTGGGACATCTTCGCCTTCGGTGCGTCCGCCACCGCCGATGCGGGCAGCGTCAACATCTCCGGCCTGGACGATGACAACGACTTCGCCAGCCCGGACGGTCTCTGGTTCGACGATCGCGGCCTGCTCTGGATCCAGACCGACGACAGCTCGCTGGGCGACCGGACCAACAACCAGATGCTGGTATGCAATCCGGGCGCCGTGGGCGACGGCGACGGCATCGCCATCACCAGCACCCTCGAGGGTCAGTCGCAGACGCAGGGCACCTTCGTGGGCCGCCCCGCCGCCGACAACCAGCTGCGGCGCTTCCTGGTCGGGCCGACCGGCTGCGAGATCACCGGCATCACCGCCACGCCGGACAACCGGACCCTGTTCGTCAACGTCCAGCACCCCGGCGAGAATGGCGAGGGCAACTGGCCGAACCCGTCGCGCGACGCCACCCAGGCGGGTCAGGCCGGCGTGCTGCCGCGCTCGGCGACCATCGTCATCACCCGCGACGACGGCGGCGAGATCGCGGTCTGA
- a CDS encoding POT family MFS transporter — MPPGIPYIIGNELAERFSYYGMRAILVVFMTQYLAFSQSEATIWYHQFSIAVYATPFVGALLSDIFLGKYRTIILLSLVYCAGHVVLALNESREGLALGLGLIAMGSGGIKPCVSAHVGDQFQPHQAHMLERVYSYFYLSINLGAFVSTLLTPVLLETVGPQVAFGTPGALMFLATFVFWAGRREFIAIKPFRQRFLAELKSPQGLRAIGVLAVIYFGFVAFFWSLFDQTASTWVIQAQNGLMDKTINLGFTTIELLPSQIQAANPVLILTLTPLFTFLLYPFLRRYVGTPSLGKIAAGLMLTSVSFFIVGWAEGRMADGETVSIGWQFLAYVVITAAEVMVSITALEFAYTQAPNAMKSFIVAFYLLSVSVGNVITTVVNKQIQEPLAPTAMIAGDPTRLRFEDIARFEPSQRIDIVGATGVEVVADDGSTRPLGGTYLVSAVDSGAGTVALKTVQQEPLVTRGTFSADTRVSTYRMTGADYFYFFAWMVLTAGIVFSVVARFYRERQFIQSLDDAERIPDTQR; from the coding sequence ATGCCCCCGGGCATCCCGTACATCATCGGCAACGAGCTCGCCGAGCGCTTCTCGTACTACGGCATGCGCGCCATCCTGGTGGTGTTCATGACCCAGTACCTGGCCTTCTCGCAGTCCGAGGCCACGATCTGGTACCACCAGTTCAGCATCGCGGTCTACGCGACCCCCTTCGTCGGGGCACTGCTGTCGGACATCTTCCTCGGCAAGTACCGCACCATCATCCTGCTGTCGCTGGTCTACTGCGCCGGCCACGTGGTGCTGGCCCTCAACGAGTCGCGCGAGGGGCTGGCGCTCGGGCTGGGCCTCATCGCGATGGGCTCCGGCGGCATCAAGCCGTGCGTCTCGGCGCACGTCGGCGACCAGTTCCAGCCGCACCAGGCGCACATGCTGGAACGCGTCTACAGCTACTTCTATCTGTCGATCAATCTCGGCGCCTTCGTCTCGACCCTGCTGACGCCGGTGCTGCTGGAGACCGTCGGTCCGCAGGTCGCCTTCGGCACGCCCGGGGCGCTGATGTTCCTGGCCACCTTCGTGTTCTGGGCCGGGCGACGCGAGTTCATTGCCATCAAGCCCTTCCGGCAGCGCTTCCTCGCCGAGCTGAAGAGCCCGCAGGGCCTGCGCGCGATCGGCGTGCTGGCGGTCATCTACTTCGGCTTCGTCGCCTTCTTCTGGTCATTGTTCGATCAAACCGCCTCGACCTGGGTGATCCAGGCGCAGAACGGGCTGATGGACAAGACCATCAACCTGGGCTTCACCACCATCGAGCTGCTGCCCAGCCAGATCCAGGCCGCCAACCCGGTCCTGATCCTCACGCTGACGCCGCTGTTCACCTTCCTGCTCTATCCCTTCCTGAGGCGCTACGTGGGAACGCCGTCGCTGGGCAAGATCGCGGCCGGCCTGATGCTGACCTCGGTGTCCTTCTTCATCGTCGGCTGGGCCGAGGGCCGCATGGCGGACGGCGAGACGGTGTCGATCGGCTGGCAGTTCCTGGCCTACGTGGTCATCACGGCGGCCGAGGTCATGGTCTCGATCACGGCGCTGGAATTCGCCTACACGCAGGCGCCCAACGCGATGAAGTCCTTCATCGTTGCCTTCTACCTGCTGTCGGTGTCGGTGGGCAACGTCATCACCACCGTGGTCAACAAGCAGATCCAGGAGCCGCTGGCGCCGACCGCCATGATTGCCGGCGACCCCACCCGCCTGCGCTTCGAGGACATCGCCCGCTTCGAGCCGTCGCAGCGGATCGACATCGTCGGCGCCACGGGCGTGGAGGTCGTCGCGGACGACGGCAGCACGCGGCCGCTGGGCGGCACCTACCTGGTTTCGGCGGTCGACAGCGGCGCCGGCACGGTGGCGCTGAAGACCGTGCAGCAGGAGCCGCTGGTCACGCGCGGCACCTTCTCCGCGGATACCCGCGTCAGCACCTACCGCATGACCGGCGCCGACTACTTCTACTTCTTCGCCTGGATGGTGCTGACCGCGGGCATCGTGTTCAGCGTGGTGGCGCGCTTCTACCGCGAGCGCCAGTTCATCCAGTCCCTCGACGACGCCGAGCGCATACCGGACACGCAGCGCTGA